The following coding sequences are from one Alosa alosa isolate M-15738 ecotype Scorff River chromosome 13, AALO_Geno_1.1, whole genome shotgun sequence window:
- the smpdl3b gene encoding acid sphingomyelinase-like phosphodiesterase 3b yields MARVRACFIWNVFLVLFFKGGVALTGNFWHITDLHWDPSYRLGDDPTSVCNSSGNRPVQGAGKFGDYACDSPWDLINSSIYAMKNILPDPDFILWTGDDTPHVPNEQLGEKAVVDIIRNLTQTIKEVFPTTKVYSALGNHDYHPKSQLPAGPNYIYNQTAEMWKQWLDPESQNLFKIGGYYTERLLNRPGYRMLVLNTNLYYSRNKVTQDLPDPANQFDWMDKELTNAANQKEKVYIVGHVPPGFFEKKRQTMWFHQNFNVRYQELIQKHHAIIMGQFFGHHHTDSFHMFYSPDGSPISTMFLSPGVTPWKTTLPGVVDGANNPGIRIFEYDTDSLLVKDIVTYYLNLTYANVAQARWEKEYRLTEAFRVPDASPTSMNVILDRMAQDSCILQKYHDFNSVSYDLSTCNADCRIDHVCAARAIDQKDYDQCVKDGAPPTGLFVAMLPVISVVLSIAWPSL; encoded by the exons ATGGCTCGTGTTCGTGCGTGTTTTATTTGGAACGTCTTTCTGGTGCTCTTCTTTAAAGGTGGTGTGGCATTAACAG ggaaTTTCTGGCACATCACGGACCTCCATTGGGACCCTTCTTACCGGTTGGGTGATGACCCAACATCAGTGTGTAACTCTAGTGGCAACCGTCCTGTGCAGGGGGCAGGGAAGTTCGGGGACTACGCCTGTGATTCACCATGGGACCTCATCAACTCCTCCATATATGCcatgaaaaatattttaccaGATCCAGATTTTATTCTTTGGACAGG AGATGATACCCCACATGTGCCCAATGAGCAGCTTGGGGAAAAGGCGGTTGTTGACATTATCAGAAATCTTACCCAAACTATCAAAGAAGTGTTCCCAA CCACCAAAGTTTACTCTGCTCTTGGTAACCATGACTACCATCCAAAGAGCCAGCTACCAGCAGGACCGAATTATATTTATAACCAGACAGCAGAGATGTGGAAACAGTGGCTTGACCCAGAGTCTCAAAATCTCTTCAAAATAG GTGGCTACTACACAGAGAGACTGTTGAATAGACCTGGGTACAGGATGTTGGTGCTTAATACCAACCTATATTACAGCCGGAACAAAGTGACACAGGACCTTCCAGATCCAGCAAATCAATTTGATTGGATGGACAAAGAGCTAACAAATGCAGCCAATCAAAAGGAGAAG GTGTACATTGTAGGACACGTTCCTCCAGGGTTCTTTGAGAAAAAGCGGCAGACGATGTGGTTCCACCAAAACTTCAATGTGCGCTACCAGGAGCTAATTCAGAAGCATCATGCCATCATCATGGGCCAGTTCTTTGGCCATCATCACACAGACTCTTTCCACATGTTTTACAGCCCAGATG GTTCTCCCATCAGCACCATGTTCCTGAGCCCAGGTGTAACGCCATGGAAGACCACTCTGCCAGGAGTTGTTGATGGTGCCAATAATCCTGGCATACGCATCTTTGAATATGACACAGACTCCCTCTTGGTCAAA GACATCGTCACTTACTATCTGAACCTGACCTATGCTAACGTTGCCCAGGCAAGATGGGAGAAAGAGTACCGCCTGACGGAGGCGTTCCGTGTGCCAGACGCATCTCCCACCTCCATGAACGTGATCCTGGATCGCATGGCCCAGGATTCCTGCATCTTGCAGAAATACCACGACTTCAACTCTGTCAGCTATGACTTGTCAACTTGTAATGCAGACTGTCGCATTGACCACGTCTGTGCGGCCAGGGCAATAGACCAGAAGGACTATGACCAGTGTGTGAAAGACGGGGCACCTCCTACTGGCCTATTTGTGGCAATGCTTCCGGTAATTTCTGTTGTACTAAGCATTGCATGGCCCAGCTTGTAA